The following is a genomic window from Crocinitomicaceae bacterium.
TATCCAAATATTAATCTGATGTTTCAAGGCAAGCAGCACGAAATTTATGTTGGGTCGTTGTGGAAGTGGGTACTGTCTTCGGGTTCAAAAAACACCGGGTTCATGGCTGAAGCATCCATTACCGGAGGAATGAATATGCGCATCACCAATGTGATTGATGCTTTGGTGCCTCAGTTGTATATTGGTGCATATAATTTCAGTGTCGGTTTATCTTATGACATCAATGTTTCTAAATTGAACGCAGCATCTCAGTATCGTGGTGGTTTTGAGATATCGCTGCGTTATACAAATCCTGACGCCTATATTCACAGAAATCCTTTTAGAGGAGCGGTGTCTATTTAATGGTTTACAAATCAAGTATTTGCCCTTTATCCTTTCAGCAAACATCTTTGTCTAAAATATCGTTGCTATGCATAATTTTTATATATATTTGTTGGATAGCGTGGTTTGAGCCTTGTTGCTAGAGTTTATAAAGAAAAAGCATAATTGATAATCAGATGAGACATTTTGGATACTTCACATTTTCGGCATTTTTATTTCATTTCATAGTTTCATGTAGTGGAAGTTCCGGTAATGATGCGCCTGAGATTGACCCAAATAAAATTGAAAAAGTTGAAGGTGGCAAATTTCGGGGCGGTGTTTTGAGGTTAAATTCAATTGAAGATTATACCTCCCTTTTTCCGGTTGCAATCAATGATATTTATTCAACTCACATTGCAGGCCAGTGCTATGAAGGTCTTTTTAAATTCAATCAAAAAACATTGCAAGCAGAACCATGTTTGGCAGAAAGTTTTGAAATAGATAATTCAAAAAAAGTCTACACATTTCACATTAGAAAAGGAGTTTATTTTCATGATGACGAATGTTTTCCTGAAGGTAAGGGACGTGAAATGAATGCCAATGATTTTAAATATTGTTTTGATTTTATCTGCTCAAGTCATGAAGAAAATAAATGGCCCACTCTTTTCCGTGATCGTATTTTAGGCGCGGCTGATTATGCAGATGGAAAATCAAAATCAGTTGAAGGAATTAAAGTAATAGATAACTATACATTACAGTTGACATTAATTGACCCTTTTGCAGGTTTACCTGATTTGCTTGCCGTACTAGCGGCCGCAGTGTATCCAAAAGAAGCTATTGATAAGTACGGTTACACTGGTATGCACAATAAAATGGTTGGTACTGGTCCTTTTCTCCCAACTGTATTAAAGAATGGAGAGAATGTTGAGTTCATTCGCAATGAAAAATATTGGAAAAAAGATGAATTTGGAAATCAGATGCCGTATTTGGCAAAGATTACTTTCTCTTTCATCAAAACAAAACCTGAAGAGTTAAAATCATTTCAAGATGGAAATCTGGATATGGTTTGGGGCTTGCCTGTTGAAGAAATTCCAAATATTATGGCTGATTTTGAAGAGGCGCTTGAAGGTGCAAATCGCCAATTTGATTTGCAATCAGTGAATAGTTTGAATATACAGTATTATGGATTTTTGTTTACCAGTGAAACTTTCAAAGACGTGAGAGTAAGAAAAGCATTCAATTATGCAGTTGATCGCGATTCACTGGTAGAATTTGTTTTGCAAGGTGAAGGAATTCCTGCTCATCACGGATTCGTTCCTCCTATGTCAGGATACCCAACTGAAAATGTGAAAGGTTTTGATTACAACCCAAAACTTGCAGCAGATTTAATGAAACAAGCGGGATTTCCGGGTGGTAAAGGTTTCCCTGAAGTTACTCTGCACTTGAATTCTAGTGGTGGAACTAACGAAAAAATTGCAACCTATATTCAAGGAATGCTCAAACAAAATTTAGGAGTGAATATAAAATTGAATGTTATTCCTATGGCTGAATTACATCCGCAAGCTGAAAAGGGACAACTTGATTTTTGGCGGTTTGGTTGGATTGCTGATTATCCTGATCCGTCAAATTTCCTTTATCTGTTTCACGGAAAAAATATTGATTCAACGAAAGAATCTTCCATCAATTATTTCAGATATACAAACCCTGCCTTTGATGAATTGTATGAACAAGCATTGAAAGAAATTGACGATAAAAAACGTATGGAACTTTATGCGCAATGTGATCAGTTACTGATGAATGATGCAGTAGTGATGCCTTTACTTTTTAATGTTGACATTAGATTGATTAATCCTGAGGTTACTGATTTTGATATCAATGAACTTGAATATCGTGATTTATCTGTAGTTTACTTTACGCAAAAAAATAAATCAAATGTGAGAGTTTATGAAAATCTGATTGAAGAAGAAGCAGAATAAATAATACTTGATTGTAGTTATAGAAACTAAAAAACCCGGGTCATAAGAATCCGGGTTTTTTTATTTTCTGATCTTTGTTTTTGAACACAGATTGATTGTATTTGGATTAACGATTTACGCAGTCACCATCTTTTTATCCAGCAAGTAGCGCGCAATTTGTACAGCGTTTGTTGCTGCACCTTTTCTCAAATTATCAGCAACTATCCAAAGATTAATTGTTTTGGCTTGTGATTCATCACGACGAATTCTTCCAACAAAAACTTCATTTTTACCGCGTGCGTACAAAGGCATTGGATAGGTATTGGTATCTGTATTATCTTTTAAAACTACACCGGGAGTTTGGTTGAGTATGGCCCGCACTTCATTTAAATCAAATTCATTTTCAAATTCAATGTTCACCGCTTCTGAATGGCCTCCGCGTACCGGCACACGCACTGCGGTTGCGGTTACATTGATCGTCGGATCAAGAATTTTTTTTGTTTCATTGGTAAGTTTCATCTCTTCTTTGGTATAACCATTTTCAAGAAAAACATCACAATGTGGAAGGCAATTTTCTAATATTTGGTAAGGGTAAGCCATCTCACCTTGCATGCCTGCTTTTTCGTTGTCTAATTGTTGAATGGCTTTAGCTCCTGTGCCTGATATAGATTGATACGTGGAAACAACAGCGCGTTTTACCCCATATTTTTTGTGTAAAGGTGACAACACCATAACCAATTGAATTGTTGAGCAATTTGGATTAGCAATTATTTTGTCATCTTCTCCTAAAATATCCGCATTGATTTCAGGAACAACCAATTTTTTTGTGGGATCCATTCTCCATGCACTTGAATTATCTACCACCGTGGTTCCAACCGCGGCAAATTTTGGTGCCCATTCAAGTGAGGTGCCGCCTCCGGCAGAGAAAATAGCCAAGTCAGGTTTTGCATCAACGGCTGTTTGCATGCTAACTACTGTATAGTCCTTACCCTTGAATTGAATTTTTTTACCAACTGATTTCTCGGTTGCTACTAATATCAATTCATCAAAGGGAAAATTCATTTCAGCCAATACGTTCAGTATCTCATTCCCAACAAGACCTGTGGCTCCAACTACAGCTAGTTTCATACGTTTTGATTATTACTATGTTAATTCTGGTGTGACTTTAATTTGGTCACGGTGCAAAATTACTATATTTAACACGCTTAGTTTTCATCTGTCATGCGCAATTATTTAACCTTTTTATTATTTGTTGTTAGCAGCCTATCGTTTGCGCAATTCTCTGATGATTTTTCTGATGGTGATTTTACCAATGCACCTGCGTGGGTTGGAATGACTGCGAACTTTGAGGTGGATGCCTCAGATAAACTTCATTTGCTTGCGCCGGCAGTTGATGATACATCTTATCTCAGTGTGGCAACAAGCAATGTAGTAACCACCTGGGATTTTTATGTGCGCATGGAATTTAATCCATCTTCATCAAATCTCACGCGTGTTTATCTCATGTCTGACAATGCCGATTTAACGGCTTCACTTAATGGTTATTTTGTGATGATTGGAAACACGGATGATGAAATTTCGCTTTATCGGCAAACCGGAACTACGATAACTGAAATTATTGATGGAGCAAACGGAACAGTTAATTCTGACCCGGTAAATGTGCGCATACGAGTTTCGCGTGATGCATCCGGTAATTGGGATTTGACAAGAGATGCTACCGGTGGATATTCATTCACATCGGAAGGTACAGTGAATGACAATACCTATACCTCAACAAGTCATTTTGGCGTCTTTTGTAAGTATACGTCTTCAAGATCTGAGTTATTTTATTTTGATGATTTGGGTGATCCCTATGTTGATGGAATTGCACCAACAATAATTTCTGTTACACCTGTTTCTGCAACTCAAGTTGATGTTTTGTTTTCAGAACCTTTAAATGCAATTAGCGCTGAAACGGCGTTGAATTATTCTGTTGATAATGGTATAGGTGTGCCACTTACCGCAGGTCTTGATGGTACCAATTTTGCCTTGGTGCATTTGACAACAGCAACATCATTGGTCAACGGAACTTCATATAATCTTACTGTCAACAATGTCACTGATGTGAATGGAAATTCCATTAGTTCTCCAACCATCATTCCATTCCTGTATTTTGTACCAGATGTTGCAATTTACAATGATGTGATTATTACTGAAATTATGGTTGATCCAAGTCCGGCTGTTGGATTACCTGAAGTGGAGTACATTGAAATTTATAATCGCTCAGCAAAATATTTTGATTTGACAGGATGGACAATTGCGGATGCATCATCAAGCAGTGTGGTGTCAACCTATGTACTGGCGCCTGGTATGTATGCACTAATTTGCAATACAGGTGACGAGACTTTGTTTTTAGCCACAAATAAAACAAGTGTTTCTCTTCCATCTTTCAATAATGATGCTGATGCGGTAGTATTAAAAAATGATGCCGGGGTTATGATTGATTCGCTCTATTTTGACCTAACCTGGTACCATGATAATTTAAAAGATGAAGGAGGATGGAGTTTGGAAAGAAAACATAATGATGCACCATGCAGCGATGAGAATAACTGGTCAGCATCAAATGACATTGCAGGTGGTACACCGGGTACACAAAATTCTGTATGGACTGATCAGGCAGATATTACGGGTCCGGTTGTAAGCGATTACGAGGTAATTTCTGAAACTGAAATGCAGATTTATTTTAACGAATCCTTAGATACAACCATCAGTGCCATACTTAGCTTGACACCGGCAATATCAGTGCTAAGCTGGAATTATATTTCACTTTCAGCCTTGCACGTAAACGCAAACACTTTGGCGGTTAACGTGCCATATTTACTAGCGGTTTCAGGTGTAACTGATTGTTGGGGAAATACCATCAGCGCAACAACCATTGAACTTGGTTTGCCTGATAGCATTGAGTCTGAAGATTTGATTTTAAATGAAATTATGTTTAACCCATTAACCAATGGATCTGATTATGTTGAGATCTATAATCGTTCAGAAAAAATTCTTGATCTGAATGATCTTATGATGGCAAATTGGGATGATGACTCTATAGCAAATTATAAAGATGTGATCAATCAACAACAATTGATTTTGCCCGGTGAATATATTTTACTTACTGAAGATTCAACAGATATTCAACATGATTTTTCTATCTATGGTGTAGGCAGATTTGTGATCATGGATTTGCCAACATATAATGATGATTCGGGTTCTGTTTATTTGCTTAATTCAAGTTTTCAAGTGATTGATTTTTTCAGGTATGATGAAGATATGCACTACGCCCTGATTACAGATGAAGAAGGAAAATCTTTGGAACGCGGTACTTTTGATGGCGGCATGAACAACGCTGAAATTTGGCACACGGCAGCAGAAAATGTAGCGTGGGGTACGCCGGGTTATCTCAACTCTCAACTTTTGTATCCTGCCGTTAATGGAGCAGTAACTTTATCTCCTGAAATTTTTTCACCTGATAATGATGGATATCAAGATGTACTTACCATTCAGCTTGAACTGGAAACAACAGACAATATCATAAACATAGAAATTTATGATAACAGAGGACGAATGATTAAAGAATTAAAAGACAATTTTTTTGCCGGTAATTCTGCGCTTTTTACCTGGGATGGAAGCACTGAAGAAAACACCAAAGCGCCCATTGGTACCTATGTATTGCTAATAACAATTACGCATGCTGACGGAAGCAAATCAACATACAAAGAGGTTTGTGTGGTGGGAGGAAAATTGTAAAAAAAATCTTGTTGATGATAAAAAGATACCTTTTCTTTTTTTTTATTCTCATTGCTGCAATAAGAACGGGTAATTCATTGGCGCAAGAAAACGAATATGCACCTAGTGATTTTTATCTCATTGATACTCTCAACCTGAATTTAATTTCTAATGAAGAGCTCCACTATATAGATAGTTGTCTAACAATTTATCATGAATCAACGTCTGATACAACCAAAATACTCGCTCTGTTTTCTATCGTTGACAACATTTGGAATGATAACGTGTGGCCATTATACAATCGCTACGTGATGGATCGTATTTTAAATACCGTATCCTATTCTGCTAGTAAAGAAGAAAAAAAATTCATGCAAAAAAGTTTAGGCTCTGCTTTGAATAACGAAGGATTTTTTCAGCGTAGTCAGGGAAATTATCCAATGGCAATCCAGTATTACTTAGAGAGTCTTAAGATATTCGAATTAATTGAAGATCAGCAAAGCTTGACATTCTCTTACAATAATCTTGGTGTACTCTATCAACAGCAATTTGATTATGATAAGGCACTTGAGTATCACAACAAATCACTTGAGCAAAGCAAAACTGTTGGTGATTCAGCTATGATTGCATACAGCTTGAACAACATTGGTGTAGTTTGGCAGTTGAAAGATAGTTTAGTTTTTGCCTTGAATTATTTTCAGGCTGGGCTTGAATTGTATACAAAGTTTAATAATGTCAGAGGTCAGGCTAACGGCCACTATAATATGGGGTTTGTTTATTTGCAATTAGACAGTTTAGCGGCCAGTGAAGTTCATTTTGAAAAAAGCTTAGACGGATTCGAATCTATAAGAGAGGAATATGGAATCAGTCTTGTTTGTTCTGGCTGGGGTGAACTTGATTTGAAGTTAGGCAGAATTGAATCAGCAAAAATTAGAGGAGAATACGGATTACAGCTTGCTAAAAAATTGCATGATCCTGATCTAATGAAACGAAACGCAAATCTCCTTTACGAGGTTGCTGTAAAAAATGGTGACTGGAAACATGCGCTTGAGATGCGTAATCTTGAAGTTAGTATGATTGACAGCATTGAGAGTATGGATAATATTAGGGCAAATGCTAAAGCAGAAGCGGGGTATGCCTTTGAAAAGCAACAAGCTATTCGCGACACAGAACACAGAAAGGAAATGGAAAAACAGCAGTCACTTTCACTTGCAGAAAAAAAACGTCAGAATGTTATTATTACTGCAGTGAGTGTTGGATTGTTAATCGTCGTGATTTTCACTTATTTTCTGGTAAAGCGTTTCAGAATCACCCAAAGGCAAAAACAGATCATAGAAGAACAAAAATTTGTGGTAGAAGAAAAGAATAAAGAAATACTTGACAGTATCCATTATGCCAGAAGAATTCAAAATGCTATTCTGCCTTCAATGAATGCAATGCAGCTCGCTTTGAGAGATGGATTTGTATTATATAAACCAAAAGACGTGGTTGCAGGAGATTTTTTCTGGATGGAGAAAAGTGACACCAACGTGTACTTTGCCGCTGCGGATTGCACTGGTCACGGTGTGCCTGGCGCTATGGTGAGTGTGGTGTGCAGTCATGCCTTATCAAAAGCTTTGCTTGAAGAAAATGCAAAAACAACTGGTCAGCTTTTGGATAAAACCAGAGAGATTGTAATAGACCGGTTGGCAAAGAGTGGTGATGAAATGAAGGACGGAATGGATATTTCTATTTGTGCCGTTGATTTTTCAAATTTGACCATGATGTGGTCAGGGGCTAATAACCCATTATGGATTGTACGTGATAAAAGGCTAATAGAATATAAACCCGATAAACAACCAATCGGTTTGTATTCAAAAAAATCTTCGTTTCAAACACACTACATTGAGCTCTTCAAAGGTGATAAGCTTTACATTATGACAGATGGATTTCAGGACCAGTTTGGTGGGCCTTCAGGTAAAAAATTTAAGTCTGCTCAGTTGAAAGATTGTCTACTCTCTTTGGAAGCTGAGAGTATGGATCAGCAAAAAATTGTGCTAAATCAAACCTTCGAAAACTGGAAGGAAAATTCTGAACAAATTGACGATGTCTGTTTAATTGGAATCCGAATTTAAATCTGACTCAACTTAACCATGTTTGATTTCCCTTTTTCCTCAACGGGAACAGAAGCAACATTAATCACATAATCACCGGTTTTTACCAAGTCTTTTGCTTTTAGAAAAAGTTGACAATCTAAAATGGTTTGATCTGTGCTTCCAATTTTATCATAGAAATATCCTTTGACTCCCCAAACTAAATTCAGCTGCGTAAGTATTCTGCGGTTTTCTGTAAAAACATAGATGTCTGATTTGGGCCGTTGTGATGAAATTTTATAAGCAGTGTAACCCGAGAATGTCATGGTAATAATAGCACTTGCTTCTACGCGCTGAGCAAGGCGTGTTGCATTGAAGCAAATAGAGTCAGATATAAAACGATCTTCGCTGCGTTCAGGCAATTCTTCTTTGTGGTATATTTCATCGTGCGCTTCAATTTCTTTAACGATGCGAGTCATAGTTTTAATTACTTCTACCGGATATTTTCCAACTGATGTTTCACCTGATAACATAACAGCATCTGCGCCATCAAGCACGGCGTTGGCAACATCATTTACTTCAGCTCGTGTGGGTGAAAAATTATGAATCATGCTTTCCATCATTTGTGTGGCAACAATGGTTGGTTTGCCATATCGTCTTGCTTTTCGAATGATCATTTTTTGAATGCCAGGTACTTTTTCTGCAGGTAGTTCAACACCCATGTCACCGCGCGCAATCATGATGGCATCTGTGGTTTGTATGATAGCATCTATATCTTCAACGGCTTCAGGTTTTTCTATTTTGGCAATAATTTTTGTGTGCTTTTGTTTTTTAGTTATTAGTTTGCGTAAATCTTCAATATCTTTTGCTGAACGTACAAAAGATAATCCTATCCAATCTACATTGTGATCAAGGGCGAAATCTAAATCGCGCAAATCTTTCACGGTGAGACAAGGCAATGAAATTTTTGTGTTTGGTAAATTCACCCCTTTTTTTGAGCTTAATACTCCTCCGTTAATTACGCGGGTTGTTACTTCATCTTTACCGTTTGTTGCTGTTACTTCCAATTGAAGTTTGCCATCATCCATCAATACTCTATCACCAACGGCAACATCTTTTGGAAATTCTTTATATGTGAGATATACTCTATCCTTGGTGCCAGTGCATGGCTCAGTACTAATGGTTAGTTGTGCCCCTTCAACCAGTTCAACCGCATTATTTTCAACATCGCCAATTCTGATTTTTGGTCCTTGCAAATCTGCCAATAGCGCTACGTCAACATCTAATTCTGAGTTAATGTCACGCACCATATTTATCGTGTTGAGATGATTCTCATGCTGACCATGTGAAAAATTTAGACGACAAACATTGGTTCCATGGATGATCATTTCTTTCAAAATTTCTTTTGATTCTGTTGATGCAGGCCCCATGGTGGCAACTATTTTTGTTTTTTTCATGCTGTTTTATTTTCTTTTACTGATATTCAGTTTAATTATCAGAGCTGTTTACATTTCTTTGACAATGTTAGGCATTCCAATGTAGATGTCAGACATTGGTGTTTTACTAAAACATAAAATTTTCTTTTGACTTCAGTTCAAATGGATCAATATCAATAACAACAGAAAACTGATCAACTTGTTTTAACTTATCGCTTAATTCGGCTGAATCTAACTGGACATTATTTTTAATTAAAATGAAATAATCAATTTGGTTCATCTCAGGGACAAGGTGTGTAAAGGCTGAAGATAAATTTTTGATCAGATAAAATTCTGTGCCATCTTCATGAGTGAATTGATAAAAGGAATGACTGCTTTCTTTTTCTTTTTTATTTATGGTGGAAAAATCTTGCTTTTTTTCCAGATTAATACCTAGAAAATTATTCAATATCCAGCAAAGCCGGTAATCAGCTACCGGAGAACAAATACCAATGAGTTCAAAATCCGGCTCATTCTCAAAATCTAATTTGTACTTTGGCATAACCTAATAACGAATGTAAGGTTTTTTAATTTTTTTGTTGCAGGTAATCAGTCGCTCTCAACAAAGATTGAAGTAAATTTGAACATGCAATTGGATATAAGTTCAAAACATTACATTGATACATCTCAAGGTATTGATATTTCTATTCCTTTAAAAAGCGGTGAAAATACTGTACGAGCATGGTATTGTGATGAGGTGAAAATTGAAGCGGTAAAAGCAAATGGCTTTATTGGAGATGTAAATGAGGGGGGTAGCGTAAACTTTAGAAATGTTGCTTTTAATCCGCATGGGAATGGAACGCATACTGAATGTGTTGGTCATATTTCAAAAGAATTTGTTTCTCTGAATGATGGTTTGAAAGAATTTCATTTTAACGCTTTGCTAATTTCTGTAAAACCTGATTTAGTTTCGATTGGTAAAGATGAGTTTGATCAAGTTATAACCCGTCAGATGATTGAAACGGCCTATAATAATTTGTTGCCTCAAGTTTCTGATACGCTATCGGCGCTAATTGTGCGCACTTTGCCCAACGATGAGAATAAATGTCAGAAAGATTATTCAAATTCTAATCCAACTTATTTTACTGCTGACGCGATGAGCCTTGTTGTGGAGCTTGGCATTAGGCATTTCATTACTGATCTTCCTTCTGTTGATCGTGAAGAAGATGAGGGAAAACTAGTGGCTCATCATATTTTTTGGAATTATCCGGCTCAAAAATTCAGCAAGAATACAATTACTGAACTGGCTTTTATCCCAAATTCTGTTATAGATGGCTGGTATCTCTTAAATCTCCAAATCACTAGTCTGGTCAATGATGCGTCACCATCTAAACCTGTGCTCTATAAACCCATTACAAAAAAATAATCAGAAAAAATTGGAGCAAAGCACCTAAAATGAGTATATTTGCACCGTTGATTTATTAAAAACAAGGAATGAGGGGACGAAAGTCCCCTCTTTTTATAAGCAATGATTTCAAGGGAAAAAATTATCCAGCTGATTGAAGAGCGGATTGCAGAGCATGACCAGACACTGTATCTGGTAAACCTGAAAATTAATCCCGGTAATATCATTCAGGTTGAAATTGATAAAGAAAACGGATATGTTTCTATTGATGATTGCGTT
Proteins encoded in this region:
- a CDS encoding ABC transporter substrate-binding protein, which codes for MRHFGYFTFSAFLFHFIVSCSGSSGNDAPEIDPNKIEKVEGGKFRGGVLRLNSIEDYTSLFPVAINDIYSTHIAGQCYEGLFKFNQKTLQAEPCLAESFEIDNSKKVYTFHIRKGVYFHDDECFPEGKGREMNANDFKYCFDFICSSHEENKWPTLFRDRILGAADYADGKSKSVEGIKVIDNYTLQLTLIDPFAGLPDLLAVLAAAVYPKEAIDKYGYTGMHNKMVGTGPFLPTVLKNGENVEFIRNEKYWKKDEFGNQMPYLAKITFSFIKTKPEELKSFQDGNLDMVWGLPVEEIPNIMADFEEALEGANRQFDLQSVNSLNIQYYGFLFTSETFKDVRVRKAFNYAVDRDSLVEFVLQGEGIPAHHGFVPPMSGYPTENVKGFDYNPKLAADLMKQAGFPGGKGFPEVTLHLNSSGGTNEKIATYIQGMLKQNLGVNIKLNVIPMAELHPQAEKGQLDFWRFGWIADYPDPSNFLYLFHGKNIDSTKESSINYFRYTNPAFDELYEQALKEIDDKKRMELYAQCDQLLMNDAVVMPLLFNVDIRLINPEVTDFDINELEYRDLSVVYFTQKNKSNVRVYENLIEEEAE
- a CDS encoding aspartate-semialdehyde dehydrogenase, whose translation is MKLAVVGATGLVGNEILNVLAEMNFPFDELILVATEKSVGKKIQFKGKDYTVVSMQTAVDAKPDLAIFSAGGGTSLEWAPKFAAVGTTVVDNSSAWRMDPTKKLVVPEINADILGEDDKIIANPNCSTIQLVMVLSPLHKKYGVKRAVVSTYQSISGTGAKAIQQLDNEKAGMQGEMAYPYQILENCLPHCDVFLENGYTKEEMKLTNETKKILDPTINVTATAVRVPVRGGHSEAVNIEFENEFDLNEVRAILNQTPGVVLKDNTDTNTYPMPLYARGKNEVFVGRIRRDESQAKTINLWIVADNLRKGAATNAVQIARYLLDKKMVTA
- a CDS encoding lamin tail domain-containing protein is translated as MRNYLTFLLFVVSSLSFAQFSDDFSDGDFTNAPAWVGMTANFEVDASDKLHLLAPAVDDTSYLSVATSNVVTTWDFYVRMEFNPSSSNLTRVYLMSDNADLTASLNGYFVMIGNTDDEISLYRQTGTTITEIIDGANGTVNSDPVNVRIRVSRDASGNWDLTRDATGGYSFTSEGTVNDNTYTSTSHFGVFCKYTSSRSELFYFDDLGDPYVDGIAPTIISVTPVSATQVDVLFSEPLNAISAETALNYSVDNGIGVPLTAGLDGTNFALVHLTTATSLVNGTSYNLTVNNVTDVNGNSISSPTIIPFLYFVPDVAIYNDVIITEIMVDPSPAVGLPEVEYIEIYNRSAKYFDLTGWTIADASSSSVVSTYVLAPGMYALICNTGDETLFLATNKTSVSLPSFNNDADAVVLKNDAGVMIDSLYFDLTWYHDNLKDEGGWSLERKHNDAPCSDENNWSASNDIAGGTPGTQNSVWTDQADITGPVVSDYEVISETEMQIYFNESLDTTISAILSLTPAISVLSWNYISLSALHVNANTLAVNVPYLLAVSGVTDCWGNTISATTIELGLPDSIESEDLILNEIMFNPLTNGSDYVEIYNRSEKILDLNDLMMANWDDDSIANYKDVINQQQLILPGEYILLTEDSTDIQHDFSIYGVGRFVIMDLPTYNDDSGSVYLLNSSFQVIDFFRYDEDMHYALITDEEGKSLERGTFDGGMNNAEIWHTAAENVAWGTPGYLNSQLLYPAVNGAVTLSPEIFSPDNDGYQDVLTIQLELETTDNIINIEIYDNRGRMIKELKDNFFAGNSALFTWDGSTEENTKAPIGTYVLLITITHADGSKSTYKEVCVVGGKL
- a CDS encoding tetratricopeptide repeat protein, with translation MIKRYLFFFFILIAAIRTGNSLAQENEYAPSDFYLIDTLNLNLISNEELHYIDSCLTIYHESTSDTTKILALFSIVDNIWNDNVWPLYNRYVMDRILNTVSYSASKEEKKFMQKSLGSALNNEGFFQRSQGNYPMAIQYYLESLKIFELIEDQQSLTFSYNNLGVLYQQQFDYDKALEYHNKSLEQSKTVGDSAMIAYSLNNIGVVWQLKDSLVFALNYFQAGLELYTKFNNVRGQANGHYNMGFVYLQLDSLAASEVHFEKSLDGFESIREEYGISLVCSGWGELDLKLGRIESAKIRGEYGLQLAKKLHDPDLMKRNANLLYEVAVKNGDWKHALEMRNLEVSMIDSIESMDNIRANAKAEAGYAFEKQQAIRDTEHRKEMEKQQSLSLAEKKRQNVIITAVSVGLLIVVIFTYFLVKRFRITQRQKQIIEEQKFVVEEKNKEILDSIHYARRIQNAILPSMNAMQLALRDGFVLYKPKDVVAGDFFWMEKSDTNVYFAAADCTGHGVPGAMVSVVCSHALSKALLEENAKTTGQLLDKTREIVIDRLAKSGDEMKDGMDISICAVDFSNLTMMWSGANNPLWIVRDKRLIEYKPDKQPIGLYSKKSSFQTHYIELFKGDKLYIMTDGFQDQFGGPSGKKFKSAQLKDCLLSLEAESMDQQKIVLNQTFENWKENSEQIDDVCLIGIRI
- the pyk gene encoding pyruvate kinase, which codes for MKKTKIVATMGPASTESKEILKEMIIHGTNVCRLNFSHGQHENHLNTINMVRDINSELDVDVALLADLQGPKIRIGDVENNAVELVEGAQLTISTEPCTGTKDRVYLTYKEFPKDVAVGDRVLMDDGKLQLEVTATNGKDEVTTRVINGGVLSSKKGVNLPNTKISLPCLTVKDLRDLDFALDHNVDWIGLSFVRSAKDIEDLRKLITKKQKHTKIIAKIEKPEAVEDIDAIIQTTDAIMIARGDMGVELPAEKVPGIQKMIIRKARRYGKPTIVATQMMESMIHNFSPTRAEVNDVANAVLDGADAVMLSGETSVGKYPVEVIKTMTRIVKEIEAHDEIYHKEELPERSEDRFISDSICFNATRLAQRVEASAIITMTFSGYTAYKISSQRPKSDIYVFTENRRILTQLNLVWGVKGYFYDKIGSTDQTILDCQLFLKAKDLVKTGDYVINVASVPVEEKGKSNMVKLSQI
- a CDS encoding IPExxxVDY family protein translates to MPKYKLDFENEPDFELIGICSPVADYRLCWILNNFLGINLEKKQDFSTINKKEKESSHSFYQFTHEDGTEFYLIKNLSSAFTHLVPEMNQIDYFILIKNNVQLDSAELSDKLKQVDQFSVVIDIDPFELKSKENFMF
- a CDS encoding cyclase family protein → MQLDISSKHYIDTSQGIDISIPLKSGENTVRAWYCDEVKIEAVKANGFIGDVNEGGSVNFRNVAFNPHGNGTHTECVGHISKEFVSLNDGLKEFHFNALLISVKPDLVSIGKDEFDQVITRQMIETAYNNLLPQVSDTLSALIVRTLPNDENKCQKDYSNSNPTYFTADAMSLVVELGIRHFITDLPSVDREEDEGKLVAHHIFWNYPAQKFSKNTITELAFIPNSVIDGWYLLNLQITSLVNDASPSKPVLYKPITKK